The Cloacibacillus sp. genome has a window encoding:
- the nrdR gene encoding transcriptional regulator NrdR yields the protein MRCPVCGAPETRVIETRNADEGRVNRRRRECPECQSRFTTYERLEEKSYLWVVKKDGRREAFDRDKLIRGFQHACEKLPVALETLEAAAARIEEQVRASGQGEVSTTTLGERAAEELRKINKVAYVRFASVYREFTDISSFTNEITRLLEDKEAHRNE from the coding sequence ATGAGATGCCCCGTATGCGGAGCTCCCGAAACTAGAGTCATTGAAACGCGAAACGCCGACGAGGGGCGCGTCAACAGAAGGCGGCGCGAATGCCCTGAGTGCCAGAGCCGCTTTACCACATACGAGAGGCTTGAAGAAAAAAGCTACCTCTGGGTCGTCAAGAAGGACGGACGCCGTGAGGCCTTCGACCGCGACAAGCTCATTCGCGGATTTCAGCACGCCTGTGAAAAACTGCCGGTCGCGCTTGAAACGCTGGAGGCGGCCGCGGCCAGGATAGAAGAACAGGTGCGCGCCTCCGGGCAGGGCGAGGTATCGACCACGACGCTCGGCGAACGCGCGGCGGAGGAGCTCCGCAAGATAAATAAAGTGGCTTACGTCAGATTTGCATCGGTTTACAGAGAATTTACGGATATTTCGAGCTTTACGAACGAGATTACAAGGCTCTTGGAGGACAAGGAGGCGCACCGAAATGAATAA
- a CDS encoding electron transfer flavoprotein subunit alpha/FixB family protein yields the protein MQEAEIIVSGGKGMKSAKNFAKLEELARLLGGTVGASRMAVDLGWAPYSAQVGLSGKSVTPRLYLAFGISGAVQHIAGMSAAETIIAVNHDPEAPIFRVADLSIQGDAMEILNALITEIKRLKGKD from the coding sequence TTGCAGGAGGCTGAGATAATCGTTTCCGGCGGCAAGGGCATGAAGAGCGCGAAAAACTTCGCAAAACTCGAAGAGCTGGCACGGCTGCTCGGCGGCACGGTAGGCGCGTCGCGCATGGCGGTCGACTTGGGCTGGGCGCCATACTCCGCGCAGGTAGGGCTTTCGGGAAAATCCGTGACGCCGCGTCTGTACCTAGCCTTCGGAATATCCGGCGCGGTGCAGCATATAGCCGGAATGTCCGCGGCTGAGACGATAATTGCGGTAAACCACGACCCCGAAGCGCCCATATTCCGCGTAGCCGACCTGAGCATACAGGGCGACGCGATGGAGATACTAAACGCGCTCATCACGGAGATCAAGAGGCTCAAAGGCAAAGACTGA
- a CDS encoding FAD-binding oxidoreductase, with the protein MEPYGKITESVYKELLAITGPAGVVINDADALDNYAWDQAGRIWGHMPEAVVKPADTAQVSEVMKLASRLRIPVTPRGAGSGLNGGAVPVAGGIVLSLERMNRILEIDPINRVAVTEPGVVTNDLCRAAADAGFLYAGYPMSTETSFIGGNFATNAGGGKVIRYGSTRRHVLGAEVVLPSGEIMELGGRYRKETWGYSLLNLLAGSEGTLAVVTKLIVNLEPKPGRTVNLLACYPTLEQLVESVAKVIGTGRRIISCEFMDKTLVECTTEYLGCTLPEQRRSEGYLLVQVEGETDEQLEEAYEKVGSVCMECGAFEVFVAESRTDSAAMWNVRQNGLEGIRARDPHACASGDLMVPLSAVPQMIGRIKEISAEWGIELGIIAHIGDGNIHPIPMKPQNMSPEEWAVYAENFFTALIREAIALGGVGSGEHGVGHVKQKVLMESKSAAELSVLQGIKRAFDPQNIMNPGKMFSPLAHND; encoded by the coding sequence ATGGAGCCTTACGGAAAGATAACCGAGTCCGTATATAAAGAGCTTCTTGCAATAACAGGACCGGCGGGCGTCGTGATAAACGACGCCGACGCGCTGGACAATTACGCATGGGACCAAGCCGGACGCATCTGGGGACACATGCCGGAGGCGGTAGTAAAACCGGCGGATACGGCGCAGGTGAGCGAGGTAATGAAGCTTGCCTCCCGTCTGCGCATACCTGTGACGCCGCGCGGAGCAGGCAGCGGGCTCAACGGCGGCGCCGTGCCCGTGGCCGGAGGCATAGTGCTCTCGCTTGAACGCATGAACCGCATACTTGAGATAGACCCGATAAACCGCGTCGCAGTGACAGAGCCGGGCGTAGTTACGAACGATCTCTGCCGCGCCGCGGCCGACGCCGGCTTTCTCTACGCCGGATACCCGATGAGCACGGAAACGAGCTTCATCGGAGGAAACTTTGCAACAAACGCGGGCGGCGGCAAGGTGATACGCTACGGCTCCACGCGCCGCCACGTGCTGGGCGCGGAGGTAGTGCTGCCATCAGGCGAGATAATGGAGCTGGGCGGCCGCTACCGCAAGGAGACTTGGGGCTACAGCCTGCTGAACCTTCTTGCGGGCAGCGAGGGCACGCTTGCCGTAGTCACAAAGCTCATCGTAAACCTTGAACCCAAGCCGGGGCGCACGGTCAATCTGCTTGCCTGCTACCCAACACTGGAACAGCTCGTTGAGAGCGTGGCGAAGGTCATAGGCACGGGCCGGCGCATAATCTCATGCGAATTTATGGACAAAACGCTGGTAGAATGCACCACGGAGTATCTCGGCTGCACGCTGCCGGAACAGCGGCGCAGCGAAGGCTATCTTCTGGTACAGGTCGAGGGCGAAACGGACGAGCAGCTTGAGGAGGCCTACGAAAAGGTAGGCTCCGTCTGCATGGAGTGCGGCGCCTTCGAGGTCTTCGTCGCGGAAAGCCGCACAGACTCCGCCGCCATGTGGAACGTGCGCCAGAACGGCCTTGAAGGGATACGCGCGCGCGACCCGCACGCCTGCGCCTCCGGCGACTTGATGGTGCCGCTTTCGGCTGTGCCGCAAATGATAGGCCGCATAAAAGAGATAAGCGCCGAATGGGGCATCGAGCTTGGCATAATCGCCCACATAGGCGACGGCAACATCCACCCCATCCCGATGAAGCCGCAAAATATGAGCCCGGAGGAATGGGCGGTATATGCGGAAAATTTCTTCACCGCGCTGATACGCGAGGCGATAGCGCTGGGCGGCGTCGGCAGCGGCGAACACGGCGTAGGCCATGTGAAGCAAAAGGTCCTCATGGAAAGCAAAAGCGCGGCGGAGCTTTCTGTGCTGCAGGGCATAAAACGCGCCTTCGACCCGCAGAACATAATGAACCCCGGAAAGATGTTCTCGCCCCTCGCGCATAACGATTAA
- a CDS encoding electron transfer flavoprotein subunit beta/FixA family protein, translating into MKIAVLVKQVPAVDTVKIDEKTGTMIRDGVEAELNPLDLHAVEAAVRIKESRAAGDVRITAVTMGPPAAQKAVKYAIAMGCDDGLLLSDRKFGGADTLATARTLAASLKKSGPFSLYLAGERATDGETGQVGPACAQMLGIPALTYVSAIEELTEEKIRVVRSIEGGHETVEAALPAMVIPVKEMNVPRLCTLGGKLRAKAADIPLETAEALHLTAENAGLTGSATQVVNVTYPKVTRHGRKVTAADGFDDAVKEIMAALEEKGCFEEAE; encoded by the coding sequence TTGAAAATTGCAGTATTAGTTAAGCAGGTACCCGCGGTGGACACGGTGAAAATAGATGAAAAGACCGGAACCATGATACGCGACGGCGTTGAGGCTGAGCTTAATCCTCTCGACCTTCACGCGGTCGAAGCCGCGGTAAGGATAAAGGAGTCGCGCGCGGCAGGCGACGTGCGGATAACGGCCGTAACGATGGGGCCGCCCGCTGCTCAGAAGGCCGTCAAGTACGCGATAGCGATGGGCTGTGACGACGGGCTGCTGCTCTCCGACAGAAAGTTCGGCGGCGCGGACACGCTCGCTACGGCGCGCACACTGGCCGCCTCTCTTAAAAAGAGCGGACCGTTTAGCCTTTATCTTGCGGGCGAACGCGCGACGGACGGCGAAACGGGGCAGGTCGGCCCCGCCTGCGCGCAGATGCTGGGCATCCCCGCGCTCACATACGTCAGCGCCATCGAGGAGCTGACGGAGGAAAAAATCCGCGTCGTGCGTTCCATCGAGGGCGGACATGAGACGGTCGAAGCGGCGCTTCCCGCAATGGTCATCCCCGTAAAAGAGATGAACGTCCCGCGCCTGTGTACGCTCGGCGGCAAGCTGCGCGCGAAGGCGGCGGATATCCCGCTTGAAACCGCGGAGGCGCTTCACCTCACAGCGGAAAACGCAGGACTAACCGGCTCCGCAACGCAGGTTGTAAACGTCACATACCCAAAGGTGACGCGCCACGGACGAAAGGTGACGGCGGCGGACGGATTTGACGACGCCGTAAAAGAGATAATGGCCGCCCTTGAAGAAAAGGGCTGCTTTGAGGAGGCGGAATAA
- a CDS encoding anaerobic ribonucleoside-triphosphate reductase activating protein yields MAELDLDIKAGGYLPASFLDWEGHVAAVIFTLGCNFRCPWCHNGELALFRADELSISYILADIKRRAKFLDGVVISGGEPAVWPGLGRLIDELRAMPLSVKLDTNGSMPQVIKRLLAAGALSHVAMDVKAPFDVRAYERLTRTEVDIDALKKSVEIIKAESPSYEFRTTYVPALHTLSDLQKIQEQLCDDEHWSIQLFKPNGCLDPAFLDERAASADDLSKIFKNVKIRG; encoded by the coding sequence ATGGCGGAACTGGATCTGGATATAAAGGCGGGAGGGTATCTTCCCGCCTCTTTTTTAGACTGGGAGGGCCATGTCGCGGCGGTCATCTTCACTCTCGGCTGCAATTTCCGCTGTCCGTGGTGTCATAACGGCGAGCTTGCGCTCTTTCGCGCGGACGAGCTTTCGATATCATATATACTCGCCGACATCAAAAGACGCGCTAAATTCCTGGACGGCGTAGTAATAAGCGGCGGCGAACCCGCCGTCTGGCCCGGCCTCGGGCGCCTTATTGACGAACTGCGCGCAATGCCGCTTTCAGTAAAGCTTGACACAAACGGCTCCATGCCTCAGGTGATAAAAAGGCTACTAGCGGCGGGCGCGCTCTCACACGTCGCGATGGACGTAAAGGCGCCGTTTGACGTCCGCGCCTACGAACGGCTTACGAGAACTGAAGTCGACATCGACGCCCTCAAAAAATCAGTTGAGATAATAAAAGCGGAGTCGCCCTCGTACGAGTTTCGCACCACATACGTTCCGGCGCTCCACACCCTCTCCGACCTTCAAAAGATACAAGAGCAGCTTTGCGACGACGAGCACTGGTCGATACAGCTCTTCAAGCCAAACGGCTGCCTCGACCCCGCCTTTTTAGACGAAAGGGCCGCAAGCGCCGATGATTTAAGTAAGATTTTTAAAAATGTTAAAATTCGCGGCTGA
- a CDS encoding ABC transporter substrate-binding protein codes for MKKLVMAFSMVLVMAGMAMAAETIKVGVYLPITGGNAIGGQLELDGVKLAQKLNPTVDGKKIELVVVDNKSDKVEAANAVKRLVEKDKVNAIIGTYGSSLAMAGGEVAEKAHVPMVGTSCTNPLVTQGKKYVFRVCFIDPFQGSGAADYAFKELKAKNAAMLIEVTEDYSVGLGNFFKKSFTKLGGKIVSVMNYQKGDQDFTAQLTEIISKNPDVLYIPANFAEGAIIMRQARELGAKFAILGGDAMDNPEIVKIGGDSVENFSYTTFAYSPNMPAKLMSPVQKKFTAEWKKANPTKDPNALTACGYDAYMLIYNAIKSAKSAAPEKIAAAIAATKDMPGVTGMTTINKSHDAEKSIGIIKIIKGKQVFHAIVNPK; via the coding sequence ATGAAGAAACTTGTAATGGCTTTTTCAATGGTTCTTGTCATGGCTGGAATGGCTATGGCGGCGGAGACTATCAAAGTCGGCGTCTATCTTCCTATCACCGGAGGCAACGCCATCGGCGGACAGCTTGAACTTGACGGCGTAAAGCTGGCTCAGAAACTGAATCCCACAGTTGACGGCAAGAAGATCGAACTTGTAGTCGTCGACAACAAAAGCGACAAGGTCGAAGCGGCGAACGCTGTGAAGCGCCTCGTCGAAAAAGACAAAGTAAACGCGATAATCGGCACCTACGGCTCATCGCTCGCTATGGCGGGCGGCGAAGTGGCGGAGAAGGCCCACGTTCCTATGGTAGGCACCTCCTGCACGAACCCTCTCGTAACGCAGGGCAAGAAATACGTCTTCCGCGTCTGCTTCATCGACCCCTTCCAGGGCTCGGGCGCAGCGGACTACGCCTTTAAAGAACTGAAGGCGAAGAACGCGGCGATGCTCATCGAAGTTACCGAAGACTACAGCGTAGGCCTTGGCAACTTCTTCAAAAAGAGCTTCACGAAGCTCGGCGGCAAAATCGTCTCCGTCATGAACTATCAGAAGGGCGACCAGGACTTCACCGCGCAGCTTACAGAGATAATCAGCAAGAACCCCGACGTTCTCTACATCCCCGCCAACTTTGCGGAGGGCGCCATCATCATGCGTCAGGCGAGAGAACTTGGAGCTAAGTTCGCCATCCTTGGCGGAGATGCGATGGACAACCCCGAGATCGTGAAAATAGGCGGAGATTCCGTTGAGAATTTCAGCTACACCACATTCGCCTACTCGCCCAACATGCCCGCGAAGCTCATGAGCCCCGTGCAGAAGAAATTCACGGCCGAATGGAAAAAGGCAAACCCCACGAAAGACCCCAACGCACTCACAGCCTGCGGATATGACGCCTACATGCTCATCTACAACGCAATAAAGAGCGCGAAGAGCGCGGCTCCCGAGAAAATAGCGGCTGCGATCGCAGCCACGAAGGATATGCCCGGAGTCACAGGCATGACTACTATCAACAAATCACATGACGCCGAAAAATCTATCGGCATCATCAAAATCATCAAAGGCAAACAGGTATTCCACGCTATAGTCAATCCTAAGTAA
- a CDS encoding LysE family transporter yields the protein MGNFIQGLIMGLAYVAPIGLQNLFVINTALTQPKKRLCMTVLIVIFFDVTLALACFFGIGAVMERSKLLETLVLFVGSVIVVYIGFSLLRAKSSMSGMANVDMPLWKVVSTACVVTWFNPQALIDGTMMLGAFKASLPPAEGVKFIWGVAVASCLWFTSVSAVISFFSAKFTDKTLRIINIVCGAVIIFYGAKLFWNFIQLVM from the coding sequence ATGGGGAATTTTATTCAGGGATTGATTATGGGGCTTGCGTACGTTGCGCCCATCGGGCTGCAAAATCTTTTTGTCATCAACACGGCGCTGACGCAGCCGAAAAAGCGTCTTTGCATGACGGTGCTGATAGTTATTTTCTTTGACGTGACTCTCGCCCTCGCCTGTTTTTTCGGCATAGGCGCTGTGATGGAGCGCTCAAAGCTGCTTGAAACGCTCGTTTTGTTTGTCGGAAGCGTCATAGTCGTCTACATAGGCTTTTCTTTGCTGCGCGCGAAAAGTTCGATGAGCGGCATGGCGAATGTCGATATGCCGCTTTGGAAGGTCGTCTCCACCGCCTGCGTCGTCACCTGGTTCAATCCGCAGGCGCTCATAGACGGTACGATGATGCTTGGCGCCTTCAAAGCGTCGCTGCCTCCGGCCGAGGGCGTCAAATTTATATGGGGCGTGGCCGTTGCCTCATGCCTCTGGTTTACCTCGGTGAGCGCCGTCATCTCTTTTTTCAGCGCGAAGTTCACGGACAAAACGCTGCGAATTATAAACATCGTATGCGGCGCCGTCATTATTTTTTATGGCGCGAAACTCTTCTGGAATTTTATTCAGCTGGTGATGTAG
- the nrdD gene encoding anaerobic ribonucleoside-triphosphate reductase, which produces MNNDNNFGRQGSLFNAYGESTDLALMVDALAQEERSPWDASRIRDALIVEAGTEPSTAEAIAIEVEEELLKYGRTNVTTSIIRDMVNVKLFQRGLDAKLADHSRIGLPVHDLETMMFNKNKENSNTSHNPESINLSIAEMVLKEYALTKVFSKDVAEAHLRGDIHLHDLGMVDRPYCSGQSVAYTARYGLNIPSITSVSNPAKHADVLLAHMLKMTSVLQNHFAGAIGWDAVNMYFAPYTVGWEYDQYLQLAQQLIFEFNQLAGGRGGQVAFTDVNLYYEIPNHFRDVPAIGPGGKFTGKTYAAYDKESKMFLHALFDVYMKGDSRGQPFFFPKPLLHITDYFFKEEGWEECLNHSCRLASEKGNTYYVFDRGGVAKLSECCRLSFELTPEDLNEAKHPWKMRYCALQNVTLNLPRAAYKANGDDEALFDIIDEEMELVAKAHLQKRAFIKNILDLGIKGPLAALCVSHDDEPYLRMRKASHLIGILGLNEMVEAMTGSQLHESEEAEKLGRAVIQYMDLKCQQLSERYGLKIVLEQTPAESTALRFAKLDLRAYPDIAKKYIKGSMETGEIYYTNSTHLNYKLVQDPIDKVMREGELHPMIKAGAITHVWMGEHKPDPAALASFVMKTFKYSENAQVAFSPEFTICNECCHMERGLLDHCSLCGSEDVDGITRVTGYFTRTSSWNAGKRGELKDRARRAVTMPE; this is translated from the coding sequence ATGAATAACGACAACAATTTTGGCAGACAGGGAAGCCTGTTCAACGCTTATGGAGAATCTACCGACCTCGCGCTTATGGTCGACGCTCTTGCGCAGGAGGAACGTTCCCCCTGGGACGCAAGCAGGATACGCGACGCGCTGATCGTGGAGGCCGGCACGGAGCCTTCGACGGCCGAGGCCATCGCCATAGAGGTTGAAGAGGAGCTGCTGAAATACGGGCGCACCAACGTCACAACCTCCATCATCCGCGACATGGTAAATGTGAAGCTCTTCCAGCGCGGCCTCGACGCGAAGCTGGCGGATCACTCGCGCATAGGCCTCCCCGTGCACGACCTTGAAACGATGATGTTCAATAAAAATAAAGAAAACAGCAACACCAGCCACAATCCGGAGTCTATAAACCTCTCCATCGCGGAGATGGTGCTTAAAGAATACGCGCTGACGAAGGTCTTTTCAAAGGACGTAGCCGAGGCGCATCTTCGCGGCGACATCCATCTGCACGACCTTGGAATGGTGGACCGCCCCTACTGCTCTGGGCAGAGCGTGGCCTACACCGCGCGCTACGGTCTGAACATCCCTTCGATAACGAGCGTCTCAAACCCCGCAAAGCACGCGGACGTGCTGCTTGCGCACATGCTTAAGATGACCTCCGTGCTTCAGAACCATTTCGCGGGCGCAATAGGCTGGGACGCAGTCAATATGTACTTCGCGCCGTACACTGTAGGCTGGGAGTACGACCAGTACCTACAGCTTGCGCAGCAGCTCATCTTTGAGTTCAACCAGCTTGCGGGCGGCCGCGGCGGCCAGGTGGCCTTCACGGACGTCAACCTCTATTACGAGATACCGAACCACTTCCGCGACGTGCCGGCGATAGGGCCGGGCGGCAAATTCACCGGCAAGACCTACGCCGCGTACGACAAAGAATCCAAGATGTTCCTGCACGCGCTCTTTGACGTTTATATGAAGGGCGACAGCCGCGGCCAGCCATTTTTCTTCCCGAAGCCGCTGCTGCACATCACCGACTACTTCTTTAAGGAAGAGGGCTGGGAGGAATGTCTCAACCATTCGTGCCGCCTCGCCTCTGAGAAGGGAAACACCTATTACGTCTTCGACCGCGGCGGCGTGGCCAAGCTCTCAGAGTGCTGCCGGCTCTCCTTCGAGCTTACGCCGGAGGACCTGAACGAGGCGAAACACCCGTGGAAGATGCGTTACTGCGCTCTGCAAAACGTCACGCTCAACCTTCCGCGCGCCGCCTACAAGGCAAACGGCGACGACGAGGCGCTCTTTGACATCATCGACGAAGAGATGGAGCTTGTCGCAAAGGCGCATCTGCAAAAGCGCGCCTTCATAAAGAACATACTCGACCTCGGCATAAAGGGGCCGCTTGCCGCGCTCTGCGTCTCGCACGACGACGAACCGTACCTTCGTATGCGCAAGGCAAGCCACCTGATAGGGATACTGGGCCTCAACGAGATGGTCGAGGCGATGACGGGAAGCCAGCTGCATGAAAGCGAAGAGGCCGAGAAATTGGGCCGCGCCGTAATTCAGTACATGGACCTCAAATGCCAGCAGCTTTCGGAACGCTACGGCCTGAAAATAGTGCTTGAACAGACGCCGGCAGAGAGCACAGCGCTTCGCTTCGCCAAGCTCGACCTGCGCGCCTATCCCGACATCGCCAAAAAATATATCAAGGGCAGCATGGAGACGGGCGAGATATATTACACAAACAGTACGCACCTGAACTACAAACTTGTTCAGGACCCGATAGACAAAGTGATGCGAGAAGGCGAGCTTCACCCGATGATAAAGGCGGGGGCCATCACGCACGTCTGGATGGGCGAGCACAAGCCCGACCCGGCCGCTCTTGCCTCGTTTGTGATGAAGACCTTCAAGTATTCCGAAAACGCGCAGGTGGCGTTCAGCCCTGAATTTACAATCTGCAATGAATGCTGCCACATGGAGCGCGGCCTTCTCGACCACTGCTCGCTATGCGGCTCGGAGGACGTAGACGGCATCACGCGCGTGACCGGCTACTTTACGCGCACCTCGTCGTGGAACGCCGGAAAGCGCGGAGAGCTGAAAGACCGGGCGCGGCGCGCCGTAACGATGCCGGAATAG
- a CDS encoding branched-chain amino acid ABC transporter permease, whose amino-acid sequence MTSDMMIQHFFNALMLGSLYGLIAIGYTMVYGILRLINFAHGDIFMISTYFVFLAITVMHLPWIPAVLLSIAGTAIFGVLIDRVAYRPLRSAPRISALISAIGVSFFIENLCLVLFTGVPKPMPRFEPLVRVMQIGNVRILPLAIFVPIISFMLVGALIWMLYRTKPGLAMRAISRDIETTRLMGVKVDRIIALTFAIGSALAACAGIMWALRYPQIHPFMGIFPGLKAFIAAVLGGIGSVQGAMIGGLLLGFMEIMLVAVFPALSGYRDAFAFVLLILILFYRPTGLMGEKLEDKI is encoded by the coding sequence ATGACTTCTGATATGATGATCCAGCATTTCTTCAACGCGCTCATGCTGGGCAGCCTCTACGGCCTCATAGCCATCGGATATACGATGGTCTACGGCATTTTGCGCCTCATTAACTTCGCCCACGGCGACATTTTTATGATAAGCACCTATTTTGTCTTTCTTGCGATAACGGTGATGCACCTTCCGTGGATACCCGCCGTCCTCCTTTCGATAGCGGGCACCGCGATTTTCGGCGTGCTCATAGACCGCGTCGCCTACCGCCCGCTGCGCTCCGCGCCGCGAATCTCCGCGCTCATCTCCGCGATAGGCGTTTCGTTCTTCATTGAAAATCTTTGCCTCGTCCTCTTCACAGGAGTGCCGAAGCCCATGCCGCGCTTTGAGCCGCTAGTGCGCGTCATGCAGATAGGCAACGTCAGGATACTGCCGCTTGCAATATTCGTGCCCATCATATCCTTCATGCTGGTGGGCGCGCTCATCTGGATGCTCTACCGCACAAAGCCGGGCCTTGCGATGCGCGCCATCTCGCGCGACATTGAAACGACGCGTCTCATGGGCGTCAAGGTAGACCGCATAATCGCACTCACCTTCGCCATCGGCTCCGCGCTTGCCGCCTGCGCCGGCATCATGTGGGCGCTGCGCTATCCGCAGATACATCCGTTCATGGGGATATTCCCCGGCCTCAAAGCCTTCATCGCGGCCGTGCTCGGCGGCATAGGCTCCGTACAGGGAGCCATGATAGGCGGCCTTCTGCTCGGCTTCATGGAGATAATGCTGGTCGCCGTCTTCCCGGCGCTTTCCGGCTACCGCGACGCCTTCGCCTTCGTGCTGCTCATACTGATCCTCTTTTATAGACCGACCGGCCTCATGGGCGAGAAGCTGGAGGATAAAATATAA